The genomic window AGCCTAATCCACTCTAGGCAGCTCACGCCGACTCAACCGAGGATCGACCCGTGGGAAAGTGCTGCCCCCATCAGCAAAGCCGTGGTCGAACGCAACGGCAATCTCTTCGCAAACCAGACCTTGCTGGATGCCGCAGAGTCCGGCGACTTAGATGTCATGCACCATCTATTGCAAGACGGTAAAGAAAATCTGAACTCGACAGATTCGCGCCATTGGACGCCATTGATAGTCGCCGCGTTCAATGGGCATGATTTGGTCACGCGGATGCTGCTGGAATTCGGCGCAGATCCTGCGGCACAAGATAAGTCAGGCTATACCGCCCTGCACTGGGCTGCGTACAACGGTCAATCACGCACAGTGAAACTGCTGCTACATGAAAATGCCGACATCAACGCACGTAGCCTGTCAGGCTGGACACCGTTAATGCAAGCAGCCACGCGCGGGCATCTGGGCGTGGCCATTCTGCTAGTGGATCGTGGTGCGGATGTAAACCTGAGCAGTCAGGACGGATCTACCGCCTTACTCAAGGCAGCAGCTAACGGCCACATTGACATCGTTAAGCTCCTGCTCGACAAGGGCGCCGACACAACAATCCAACTCAAGGACGGTAGCACCGCCTTATCGCTAGCCAGCAAGAATGGGCACCACGGGATCGCGGCTCTACTTCAATCCTTATCATAATCAGGAGTTCGTAGCCTCGTACCAGCCACGACTACGATTCACTAGATAGACCACTGATCGCATCACCGGCATATGTCAGTTGTGACTTCGTCGAGATATGCGATGCCGATCCCAACGTCGCATCCCCGCCTTTTCCATCTCGACCGCACCGAACACCAGCCCCCCAAACAGCAGAATGCGCCACCAAGCGGCAGACTCAATGGCCGCGGTACCGAACAGATGCTGCATCAGCGGCGCGTAGGTGAACAATAATTGCAACAATACGACGATAACAATAGACAGCACAACCGGTCTGGATTGAGTAAAGCTAATCACACCGAACGATGACTCAAACAAGTGGCGGCAATTGAACAGATAGAATATCTCGCCCATGACCAATGCATTAACTGCTACGGTACGCGCCTCCTCAAGGCTGGCTCCACGCCCCAACTCCCAAAGAAAGAAACCCACGCCGCCCAACACCATCAGCGCAGACACCAGTACGATCCGCCAAAGCAAGAAGTGATCAAGCAACGGCGCACGCGGATCCTGCGGAGCACGGCACATCACACCACGTTCTGAAGACTCAAAGGCCAGCGCAAGCGACAAAGTAATCGCGGTCACCATGTTTACCCACAGAATCTGTACCGGAGTAATCGGCAAGGTCAACCCCATGAGAATGGCCGCGACAATGACCGCCGCCTCTCCGCCGCTAGTGGGCAAGATGAATACGATGGACTTCTTAAGGTTGTCATAAATAGTGCGCCCCTCCTCCACGGCCGCCGCAATGGAGGCGAAATTATCGTCGGCCAGCACCATTTCGGCAGCTTCCTTGGCTGCTTCGGTGCCTTTCCCACCCATCGCCACCCCGACATCGGCACGCTTGAGCGCAGGAGCATCGTTCACGCCGTCGCCGGTCATCGCCACCACTTCGCCGTTAGCCTGCATAGCTGTCACCAGACGCAACTTGTGTTCGGGGCTGGACCGTGCGAACACATCCACATCGCGTACGGCTTGGCGCAACGCCTCATCGTCCATCGCATCGAGTTCGACACCGGTCAATGCCAGACCGTTGCCGATGCCTAGTTGGGCGGCGATGGCGCGCGCAGTGTCGGCATGGTCGCCGGTGATCATCTTCACGCGGATACCCGCAGCCTTGCAGTCGCGCACGGCTGAGATCGCCTCCTCGCGCGGCGGGTCACTGATGCCAACCATGCCCAACAACGTGAATCCCCCTTCCACATCAGCGAACCGCAATTCACGCTGGTCAACTTCTACAGATTTCATCGCCAAGGCCAGCACGCGCTGTCCGCGTGCGCCGGTCTCGGCCATCTGCGCATGCCAGTAGGGCAAGTCCAGTGTCACATCTTCGCCGCTGCCGCGCTGCTGGTTGCACATCGCCAGCACTTGCTCCACCGCCCCCTTCACGAAAATAAAAGCGTGTCCGCTATGGTCGTGGTGCAGGGTAGCCATGAAGCGGTGCTCTGACTCGAAGGGGATGTGGTCGGTACGCGGAAGCTCTTCATGTTCGAGAGCAGCATCCAATCCGGCTTTCAAAGCCAGCGGGATGAGTGCACCTTCGGTCGGATCTCCCGCGATGTGCCAATGCCCTTCACCTTCGTTCAGGGCGGCATCATTGCAGAGCAGTCCTGCACGGAATAGGTCCAGCGTATCGGGATGTTCGGTGAAATCGGTCTCTTTTCCATCAATAGCAAAGCCACCATGTGGTGCATAACCGATACCGCTCACTTCAAATATGCTTGAAGCCGTGATCACGCGCTGCACGGTCATTTCGTTCTTGGTCAACGTACCGGTCTTGTCGCTACAGATGGTCGTCACCGCACCCAAGGATTCCACCGCAGGTAAACGCCTGACGATCGCACTGCGTTTTGCCATGCGCTGCACGCCGAGCGCAAGCGTGATGGTCAGCACGGCGGGAAGTCCTTCTGGGATCGCGGCCACCGCTAGACCGACCGCGGCAAAGAACATATCGGACCAGTTGTAGCCATGCACCCAAACGCCGAAAGCAAACGTCAATCCCGCCAGCAGTAAGATGGTGGTCGTGAGTTGTTTGCCGAAATGCGTCATCTGCCGCAATAACGGGGTTTCCAGCACACCCACCCCGGCGATCAGGCTGCTGATGTGACCAATCTCGGTGGCAGTACCAATGGCGACGACTACACCGCGCGCTTGGCCATACACTACTAGTGTGCCGGAATACGCCATGCATGCCCGTTCACCCAGCACCGTCTGCGGATCCACAGCGGCAACTCCCTTCTCCACCGGTTCGGACTCACCGGTGAGTGTAGCCTCCTCAATCCGCAACTGACGCACCTCGACCAAGCGCAGATCGGCAGGCACCTTGTCACCGGAAGCCAGCAACACGATGTCGCCCGTCACCAACTGGTGCGCCGGAACCTCCTGACGCCGCCCGCCGCGCAGCACCGTTGCATTCAGCGACAACATGTTGCGGATCGCGTCCAGTGCTCGCTCGGCACGCCCCTCCTGAATGACCCCGATGAGGGCATTGATGAACACTACGCTGACGATCACCCCACAATCGACCCAGTGGTCGAGCAAGGCGGTGATCGTTGCGGCCCCAAGTAGCAGGTAGATCAGCACATTGTGGAATTGCCGAGAGAAGCGCCGTAGCCAGCCATCGCGCGAGGCTACCGGCAAGCGGTTGTGGCCAAAACGCTCTAATCGACGCGTAGCCTCGTCCGGCTCCAGGCCGGTGTGTGTCGAGGACAACGACGCAATTGTCTCGGCAGCTGAGCGAGCGTGCCAATCATTGTTCGTCATAATAGGTGCGCCATACTCAACACTATTCTTCCGGTATTTAAGCATTGCGGCTTCGCCCGTAGAACCATTTGAGCATAAAGGGCGGGGAAACAGTGGTGAGTGCAATTACGATGAGTAATGCCGCATATAGCTCACCGCTCAAAATAGCCTGACTGAATCCTAGTTGCGCAAAAATCAACCCAACTTCACCTCTCGGGATCATCGACAGTCCGATGGCAATTTGGTGCTGACGAGATTCGCGAATGAAAAAACCTGAAGCAAACTTTCCAAGCAAGGCAACCATCAACAATAGCCCAGCCAATTGCCAGATGAATGCCTCCCCCCAATCCACCGTACTCAGGTTGAGCGACACACCAACCATCACAAAAAATAACGGTGAAAACGTATGGATTAGAGGACGCATCTGTTCCTCAAGGCGATGTGCCAATTTCGGGCTGGGCTTGAATTCAATCATCTGACCTTTGCCCATCCACAGCCTGAAGCCAAAATGCTGACTGAATGCCAATCCAGCCGCAAATCCTCCCATGATTTCTGGCGCACCAACCGCATGCGCCAACCAAGAAAATAGCAAAATCAGTGACAGCGCCATAGTCAGTAACAACCCTGGCGTAGCGGCGCGCTGATCAAAGTGGTCAATCACCATCGAGGCCAGCTTCGCCACCAACGGTGCCAGCAGCATGAACAGCAAAATGTAGAGCCCAACCTCACCTATCGCCTGAATCGATACCTGCTTTTCCACTGCAAACTGGTACAACATTGCAAGTGCAAGCACGCCCAGAATATCATCCAGCACTGCCGCGCCAATCACGATCTGCGCCTCGTCTGACTGGCGCTTACCGAGATCATCCAGCACGCGTACCGTGATACCGATGCTGGTGGCCGTCAACGTTCCACCAATGAACAGCGCAGTCAACTCGGGCAGTCCGAACAGTAAAGCGCTTACCCCATACCCCAGCACAAACGGCAGTATAAATCCGAGTAGCGCCACCACCACCGGCTTGCTTCCAGATCGCGCCAATCGTGATAGGTCGGTATCCATCCCCACTTCGAATAAAAGCAGGATGATGCCGATCTCGGCCAGTAATTTCATGGTGGTGTCGGGTGCCACCCAACCGAGCAGCGAAGGGCCGATTAGCAAGCCAGCTAGCAGCTCTCCGATCACCGATGGAATACCGAAGCGCGCAACAGTCTCGGACAGCAGGCGCGCAGCGATTAAAATGATTGCAAGAAAGAGAAAGAATTGATGCAGCTCCATGGCGATACTCCCAGAGAATGATGGCGATCAGCCCAAGCGGTTATCCGCAGGATGGTAGTGCGGGTCTTCCAGCACGTTCACTTCCACCATGCCACGGGCTTTGCCGAGTAGCTCCAAACAATCTGGACTTAGGTGGCGCAGGTGAAGTTTCTTGCCTTGTTGAGTATAGCGCTCGGCCAATTGATCAATAGCTTCCAGTCCGGAATGGTCTTTAACGCGCGCGTGCCTGAAATCAATCACCACGTCTTCCGGGTCATCCTTCGGCGTGAACAGGTTCAGGAAATTCTGCGACGAGGCGAAGAATAGCGAACCGTGCAAATCGTACACCTTCCAGCCGTGCTCCTCGGTGGTCACGTGCACCTCCATGCTCTTGGCGTGTTCCCAGGCGAAGGCCAGCGCCGAAATGATGATGCCGACGATGACCGCGATGGCGAGATCGGTCAGTACAGTGACCACGGCGACGGTGATGCCCACCACGATGTCGGTGCGCGGCACCTTGCCGAACAGGTTGAAGCTGCCCCACTCGAAGGTCTTCTCCGACACCACGAACATCAGGCCGATCAGCGCGGCCAGCGGGATCATCTCGATCCAGCTCGATGCGAACAAAATGAAGCTCAGCAGGAACAGCGCGGCAGCGATGCCGGACAAATTTTTCACCGCGCCGTTGGTGACGTTGATCATGCTCTGTCCGATCATCGCGCAGCCACCCATGCCGCCGAAGAAGCCGGTGACCACGTTGGCCACACCCTGGCCGATGCTGGCACGGTTGGGTTTGCCGCGCGTGTCGGTCATGGTGTCGATCAGGTTCAGCGTCAGCAGCGATTCGATCAGGCCGATGGCGGCGAGGATCACGCTGTAGGGGAAGATGATCGTGAGCGTCTCCCAGTTCAGCGGCACCTCGGGGAGGTGGAATTGCGGCAGGCCGCCCGCGATGGAGGCCATGTCGCCCACGGTCTTGGTGTCGATGCCGGCGAAGATCACCAGCGCCGAGGTGGCGACGATGGCGGCCAGCGTGGACGGCAATACTTTGGTGAAACGCGGCAGGATGTAGATGATCGCCATGGTCAGCGCGATCAGGCCCAGCATGGTGTAGAGCGGCGCGCCTTGCATCCAGTCGCCGTCGGGCGTTTTGAAGTGGCTCAACTGCGCCAGAAAGATCACGATGGCCAGTCCGTTGACGAAGCCCAGCATCACCGGGTGCGGCACCATGCGGATGAACTTGCCGAGCTTGCCCAGCCCGAAGCCGATCTGCAACACGCCCATCAGCACCACGGTGGCGAACAGATATTCCACGCCGTGCGTCACCACCAGCGCCACCATCACCACCGCAAGCGCGCCGGTCGCGCCCGAGATCATGCCGGGGCGGCCGCCGATCAGCGAAGTGATGAGACCCACCATAAAGGCAGCGTACAGACCGACCAGCGGATGCACCTGCGCCACCAACGCGAAGGCGATGGCTTCGGGCACGAGGGCGAGCGCGACGGTGAGGCCGCTAAGGAGATTCGTTTTGGTTTCGGAGAAATTGCGGATGCTCATTGAGGTGCTCCCAAAAAAAAACGGCCCTGCTCGCAGATGAGTGGCGAGCATGCGAATTCATACTGAGAATGTTGTCGGCCACCGAGCGGCCGGCAACTAAGTAACTTTGAAGTTACATCGGAAGAGACAAGGACGGATGAATCGTGGCGGGAATTATAGCCTAAGGCCACACCCGCGCTGGGAACTCGGATACCAGCAACGAGCGCTGGGCGATTTTTACGCGGCCCTCGCTCTGCTCAAACTCAACCAGAATCGCAGAAAACAACTTATCCTTGGTAGCCAAACGCATGCGGTAGTCAACGACATATCGCAGCGTAAGCTCTATCCAGTTTGCATCGAAACTCAGCGTGACCACAACATCGAGACTGGAGTCCTCTGCGCGGTGATGACGCACAAACGAAGCCCACAATTCACGCGCGGTAGCCATTGTATCGGACTGCACCCTTGCACCAACCTCGTACACAATGCTTCGCGCCAGACGGTGGTCGCAATCGGTGCGTACCGGCACCACGATCTCGTCCCATAGAAAGGGGAAATCTACACTGTAGTTCTGCACCTGTTCGCGCAGCACGATGTTGTTGGGGAGGTACACCACTCGGCCGTTGTACAGGTCGGATTTCACCCAGTCGCCGCATTCCATCACGGTGGTGGTGAGTGGGCTGATATCCATCACGTCGCCCATCACGCCGCCAAGCTTGATGCGGTCGCCCGGCTTGTACAGATTTCCGAAGGTGACCACCAGCCAGCCGAATAGGCTCTGAATTAGCTCGCGCAGGGCGAAACCGACACCGACACCGAGCAGGCCAATCAGCACAGGCAGATTGGATAGCTGATTGCTGAAGATGGCAATGGCGGCTAGCAGGCCCAGCACATAACCAGCAAGACTGAGCGCCTTGCGCGTCTTGTACCGCAGTTCCTTGTTCTTGATGTTGTTGTTGGCGAACATCTGTACGAACCTCACCAGCAGCAGGATGAAGAGCAAACTAAGCATCAGCCCCAGCAGTTTGCCGAACATAGGATGCGCAGTCAGATCATGGAGTATCTCGGTCATGGTTGAGTCGGCCTGTGATTAGTGGTGGCCATGCTCGGCCAGCTTCTCATCGCGAAAGATTTCCTTGTTTCGTCCAATGATGAGCAGTAGCGCGCTAGAGTAGGAAAAGGTAGACAGCATGATAACGCCGATGACCACCGCTTTGAACATTTCCAGATGCGGGTAGTTGGCGGGGATCATGGTGATCATCACGATGGACAGCCCCCCCTTGATGCCCGCGAAAGTCAGCACGCTCCACCAGAGCAGGTTGATGTCGACCATCTTCACGGTGCGATTTGCGATGGCGGCGAATAATCCCATCATCACACCCCGTATCACCGTGGTGGCGAGGAACATTACTAATATCTCCGTCCTGTACTGCCAGAGCAGTTTGAGATCGATCATCTCCGCCATGGCAATGAACAGGATGGTATTGGCAACTAGGGCCAGCAACTGGATGTCTTCCTTAGTGCGAAGATGGCGATCACGTTCGGCGAGGGTGGCGCGCAATCGGTCCAGCGTCTTGCCAATCAGGTTGGAGGAAGAGTTCTTGCTCATGGCCTCGCGCTGCAAAGCGGCTTCATCATGCTCGATGCGGCGCTCTTCCTCGTCGACCGCCTTCATCATCACGTGGTTAACCGTGATCACGGCGAAGATCACGGCGAGGATGCCGGACAGGTGCAGATGCGAATGCCCGCCCAGCAGATTGAGGAACACATAGAAATGCTCGGCAATCTCGAATGCGCCGTAACCGGCGATGATCAACACCATCATCTCGGCAAAGCGGTTGTGCGTGGATTTCATCAGCACCAGCCCGAGGAAGCCGACTAGCATGCCGACCGCGACCGAGCTCAGGATCACTTCCGCGCTAATGCCCAGCACATAAGCGGCGGTGATCTCGTTGCCGCCCAGCGCATACAGGCCGACGAACACAAAAGCGATCAGCGCCGTGGCATCGTTCAGCAGGCTCTCGCCCTCGGCTAGGATCTTCAGGCGATGCGGCAGTTCGAATTTGGAGAAGATGCTCACCACCGACACTGGGTCAGTCGCCAGCACCATGGCGAACAACACGATCACTGCGGCAGTCGACAGATGATAGTCGCCGAACAGCCAGTCCGAGATAGCCAGCGCGGTCAGCACCGACAGGATGATCGAGACAACCGCCAAATACAGCAGGCTCCACGCATGCTCCTTCAGGTCGGCAACCTTGAGCTCCAGCGAGTCAGAAATCAGCAACACCGGCAGAAGGAAGATGACTAAGGTGGCGAATTGCTCAGCATCGCCAGTAAGCACCGGTATCTGACTGAACACATAGTGAGCGACAAAAGAAAGCAGAATCAATCCCAACGGAGAAGGCACGCGTAGCTTTTCCTCCAACTGCAACGCTAGGAAAAGAATGGTCGCTATCGTCAGAAGTGAAGTAATCATGCTTGCTTTCTAGAAAATAAGTTCATGGTATCACCCTACATCCGCCGCCAGTTCATGACTCTGGCGGCGGAACAAAATCAGGTGCCTTCATGGTTTCGCCCAGTGGCTTACCTAGTACGCGCGAGTAGAAGTTTCGCACAGTAGAGATGGGGTAGGCCATCACCAGCAGCGCAGTGAACGTAATGCTGATCAGTACGACCATGTAAGTGACATCGCGTATCGTTTCCCCGCCAGCCACTCCGTATTGCAAGGGCAATGATGCCAGCACGGCAGCAGCCAATCCTTTGGGAGCCATCATCGAGATAATTGCTGCATCCCTCAGGTCATAGTTCGGGTCACGAAATATATAGCGAGTCAGAATCAGTCTCATTGCGAACACCAGCAACACCATCAGCCCCGCAGTAATTGCAAGATGTACCGCACCGAAGTGAATGGAAATGCCCAGATACACGAAAAAATAGGTCTTCAACAGGAACACCGCTTCGCGGTAAAAAGTAATGTCCATCTCGTTCAATGGCTCTATCTTCCGATCTAGTCGCTGAATGCGGTGCAGACCAAGCTTCTCGAAATTATTCAGCGTGATGCCCAGCGCCAGCGCCGCGATCGCCCCAGAGAAACCCAGCAATTCGGTCAACCCATAAACGATGAAAACATAGGCCAGCGTGGACGAGATTGTGTTGGAAAAATCGCGCACTCGCCCCAACACTAGCAACCAGCCTACCCCACCAAGCACACCGATGACTGCCGCGAAAATCAGTGCGGAAAGCACACTGCCGATCAGACGGCCTGGCTCTACACCACCTTGCGTAGATATTTGCAACAGAGCGAACACCCCTACGATGCACAGTACGTCAGTCAGAGCTGACTCCAGCACCAGCACAATCGCGGGCCTCTCCCCTATACTCAGTGCTGCTACCATGGGGATGACAACTGCCGAAGAGGTACCTCCCAGCGTAACCCCCAACATGGTAGATGGAAGCAGGGATAGGCCCAGCGTAAAGTAGGCGATCAGTATAACGATGAGCGTCGTCAACCCGAAGCATACCAAGCTCAATTTCCCTGTGGATGCAAGAGACTTGCCTAGCACGCCTAAATTCAGCGAGGTTCCACTCTCAAACAGAATCACCACCAGCGCGATAGTCGCGATGAGGGAACCGATCTTGCCAAAATCTGCTGGCGTAACAACACCCATCAGAGGTCCGATCACGATGCCAATCAGCATCAAGACCAGCACATCTGGTATGTTTGTCCGACGAAACTGCAATGAAAGGAAATGGGCAAAGAAGACCATCAGGCCAATGACCAGAATAGTGGTGGACATGATTTCTCCTGTTCTATCTTCGTCGGATTATACATGCCAGCAATTTTGCGCCAGACCTTTGGAACACCCTACGTAGGGCCCCTTCGTTTAGAGTTGCGCTGAATCACGCGCCGTTCGGTGAGTGACAAATCGCATGCGCACCCCGGCACTACCATTCACATCCTCGGCACCGAGCACATCTCATACATGCAGTTTTTCGATCAAACTCCTTTGGATACTCTTCTTCACCACAAAGGCAATATGATAGGCAAACGCGACATCATGCTGATCAGCGATCATCTCAGCCTATTCCGAGGAGGATTTGGCGCCTGAAAGGTGTCAACAATTAGACACCACTCTTTAAATCCATCCTACCAATTAGCAATATCCTATTGAATCTGTTTAGGATAACTAGAACTAGCACAAAGCGCGCTAGGAGCGAACCTTCCCGATTCTGCAGCTTGATGAGTTAGAATTCCCCCAATGCACCGAAAATGAGCAATACCATGATCTCAAACTTTCTCCACACTCCTAAAGAGTTACTACATGTTGGCATCATCCTGCTCCTGGCTTGGTTGCTGATGCAAGTGGGATTGCGCTTGGTTCAGTTATTTCGTAGTTACATGTACACACGAGCAGACTCCGCCGAAGACAAGCGCCGAATCGAAACCTTAGCCCGAGTTTTCCACCACATCATCACCGTTATCATCACTCTGGTCGCAGGCATGCTCGCGCTCAGTGAACTTGGCATCTCGATTGCCCCCATTCTGGGTGCAGCAGGTGTCGTCGGTATTGCTGTCGGCTTTGGTGCACAAAGCCTGATCAAGGACTATTTCAATGGTTTTTTCATCCTGATTGAGAATCAAATCCGACAGGGTGATGTTGTCGAGGTGGGAGGAAAAACTGGCGTTGTGGAGGACATTACGCTCCGCTACGTCAGTCTGCGTGATTACGAAGGTAGCGTCCACTACATTCCAAACGGTCTGATTACTACAGTCACTAACAAGTCACGCGGCTTTGCTTACGCTGTTATTGATGTCAGCGTTGCTTACCGCGAAAGCATTGAAGAGGTCTATGACGTTATACGTGAGGTTTCAGCGCGATTACGTGTTGATTCGTTGATAGGCGAGAAAATTCTGGAAGATATCGAGATTGCTGGGGTACAAGACTGGGCGGATTCGGCCATTGTGCTACGTTGTCGCTTCAAGACGGTTGCTCTTGAGCAATGGTGCGTGCGTCGTGAGTTTCTCAAGTGCCTCAAGATTGCTTTCGACGTGCATGGCATCGAAATACCTTATCCCCACCTCACCCTCTACGCTGGCACGGACAAGCAAGGGAACACCAGCCCATTCCGTATAGTTCGACAGGATAGATAGACAAGCATCGACATTAAGGAGAAACATATTATGCCGCCACAAATATCCATTGGTCTCATCGGTTACGGCAAAGCAGGACAAGCAGTAGCTAACGTTCTGAGCCAAGACCCCCGATTTGACCTGCGCTGGATCGCACGTCGCTCAACCATGGACCATGAAAGTCATCATCCCGGAACAGCCGTACCTATTGTCGGCATTGAGCAAACTCCATACCCGCAGCTGTTCGAGCAAGCCCCTGTGGATGCTCTGGTTGACTTCTCTTCACCACAAAGCATTCATAAGTACGGCGATGAGATAAGCAAGCGCGGCATCATGCTGGTCAGCGCTATCTCCGCCTACTCCGAAGACGATTTGACCTATGCTCGGGAACTGGGTCAGCGAACACGTGTATTGTGCTCACCCAATATCACTCTGGGCATTAATTTCCTGATTCTGGCTGCAAAACTTCTACACAAGATCGCCCCATTTGCCGATGTAGAGATCGTAGAGCAACATTTCAGGGAAAAGCCAGAGGTCTCAGGCACAGCACGCAAGATTGCCGAAACGCTAGAAGTCGATGGCGAATGCATCACCTCGTTGCGACTAGGAGGCATCGTCGGGCATCACGAAGTGATTTTTGGTTTCCCTCATCAGACGGTACGCCTCACGCATGACTCCATCCGACGCGAGGCATTCGGCACGGGAGCTGCCTTTGCACTTGAACAACTATCACAGCTAGGGAATGGCTACTATTGCTTTGATGACATTTTATTTAAGTTGATGCGTACCCAATTATTAAAAGGCTGAGCCCCCAATTACCGTCCAAAAGGTCTATAACTTAGCATTGCGCCAGCCCTGAATACGACGAATGAAAAGCTCGTCGCACCACTCCAACCAATTTGGCCTGTGTATCTTTCTGCTCGGCTAGAGTCTGTCGGGAATGCGTCCACTACCCTAGAAATATGCCCATTGTTCAAAACGCTTCTCGGAGATTTTCAGCGTATCCCCTATCCCATGCGGCAGCCACAGCCACTGGCAGCTTTGAGATTTGGTTGCCCCCTGAGTCTGCCGCACCACGGATTGCGAGTCAAAGTCACTCCCGACCTTCATGTCGGGTAAACCACACTCAGTCAGCATATCGCCTAGGGGTAACGTTGCTGCATAGTTGGACATCACTTCCATCACTGCTCCCTGGCCCAATTTCCGCGTATCCGAAGTGATAAGCAATCCCTTTTTGCTACGCAAGGCACACTATTTGCTCCTCACCTTTGCACAGACTGCGAGCGACTAATTCCCTGTGTTAGCATACCGACCAACGTTTCGTTTAGATACAGTGATGTCCAGCCCAACAATCCACGCCTCACTCACGCATATCCTTTCCGCTTCAACCTCTAGCTCACCCATGGATCAATGACATGCTTATTTCTCTGATTGTCATATTTATCATCGCTTATGTAGCCATCGCACTTGAACACCCACTAAAAATCAACAAAGCCGCTCCAGCTCTGATC from Ferriphaselus amnicola includes these protein-coding regions:
- a CDS encoding mechanosensitive ion channel family protein; its protein translation is MTEILHDLTAHPMFGKLLGLMLSLLFILLLVRFVQMFANNNIKNKELRYKTRKALSLAGYVLGLLAAIAIFSNQLSNLPVLIGLLGVGVGFALRELIQSLFGWLVVTFGNLYKPGDRIKLGGVMGDVMDISPLTTTVMECGDWVKSDLYNGRVVYLPNNIVLREQVQNYSVDFPFLWDEIVVPVRTDCDHRLARSIVYEVGARVQSDTMATARELWASFVRHHRAEDSSLDVVVTLSFDANWIELTLRYVVDYRMRLATKDKLFSAILVEFEQSEGRVKIAQRSLLVSEFPARVWP
- a CDS encoding SulP family inorganic anion transporter, producing MSIRNFSETKTNLLSGLTVALALVPEAIAFALVAQVHPLVGLYAAFMVGLITSLIGGRPGMISGATGALAVVMVALVVTHGVEYLFATVVLMGVLQIGFGLGKLGKFIRMVPHPVMLGFVNGLAIVIFLAQLSHFKTPDGDWMQGAPLYTMLGLIALTMAIIYILPRFTKVLPSTLAAIVATSALVIFAGIDTKTVGDMASIAGGLPQFHLPEVPLNWETLTIIFPYSVILAAIGLIESLLTLNLIDTMTDTRGKPNRASIGQGVANVVTGFFGGMGGCAMIGQSMINVTNGAVKNLSGIAAALFLLSFILFASSWIEMIPLAALIGLMFVVSEKTFEWGSFNLFGKVPRTDIVVGITVAVVTVLTDLAIAVIVGIIISALAFAWEHAKSMEVHVTTEEHGWKVYDLHGSLFFASSQNFLNLFTPKDDPEDVVIDFRHARVKDHSGLEAIDQLAERYTQQGKKLHLRHLSPDCLELLGKARGMVEVNVLEDPHYHPADNRLG
- a CDS encoding cation:proton antiporter, producing the protein MITSLLTIATILFLALQLEEKLRVPSPLGLILLSFVAHYVFSQIPVLTGDAEQFATLVIFLLPVLLISDSLELKVADLKEHAWSLLYLAVVSIILSVLTALAISDWLFGDYHLSTAAVIVLFAMVLATDPVSVVSIFSKFELPHRLKILAEGESLLNDATALIAFVFVGLYALGGNEITAAYVLGISAEVILSSVAVGMLVGFLGLVLMKSTHNRFAEMMVLIIAGYGAFEIAEHFYVFLNLLGGHSHLHLSGILAVIFAVITVNHVMMKAVDEEERRIEHDEAALQREAMSKNSSSNLIGKTLDRLRATLAERDRHLRTKEDIQLLALVANTILFIAMAEMIDLKLLWQYRTEILVMFLATTVIRGVMMGLFAAIANRTVKMVDINLLWWSVLTFAGIKGGLSIVMITMIPANYPHLEMFKAVVIGVIMLSTFSYSSALLLIIGRNKEIFRDEKLAEHGHH
- a CDS encoding cation-transporting P-type ATPase → MTNNDWHARSAAETIASLSSTHTGLEPDEATRRLERFGHNRLPVASRDGWLRRFSRQFHNVLIYLLLGAATITALLDHWVDCGVIVSVVFINALIGVIQEGRAERALDAIRNMLSLNATVLRGGRRQEVPAHQLVTGDIVLLASGDKVPADLRLVEVRQLRIEEATLTGESEPVEKGVAAVDPQTVLGERACMAYSGTLVVYGQARGVVVAIGTATEIGHISSLIAGVGVLETPLLRQMTHFGKQLTTTILLLAGLTFAFGVWVHGYNWSDMFFAAVGLAVAAIPEGLPAVLTITLALGVQRMAKRSAIVRRLPAVESLGAVTTICSDKTGTLTKNEMTVQRVITASSIFEVSGIGYAPHGGFAIDGKETDFTEHPDTLDLFRAGLLCNDAALNEGEGHWHIAGDPTEGALIPLALKAGLDAALEHEELPRTDHIPFESEHRFMATLHHDHSGHAFIFVKGAVEQVLAMCNQQRGSGEDVTLDLPYWHAQMAETGARGQRVLALAMKSVEVDQRELRFADVEGGFTLLGMVGISDPPREEAISAVRDCKAAGIRVKMITGDHADTARAIAAQLGIGNGLALTGVELDAMDDEALRQAVRDVDVFARSSPEHKLRLVTAMQANGEVVAMTGDGVNDAPALKRADVGVAMGGKGTEAAKEAAEMVLADDNFASIAAAVEEGRTIYDNLKKSIVFILPTSGGEAAVIVAAILMGLTLPITPVQILWVNMVTAITLSLALAFESSERGVMCRAPQDPRAPLLDHFLLWRIVLVSALMVLGGVGFFLWELGRGASLEEARTVAVNALVMGEIFYLFNCRHLFESSFGVISFTQSRPVVLSIVIVVLLQLLFTYAPLMQHLFGTAAIESAAWWRILLFGGLVFGAVEMEKAGMRRWDRHRISRRSHN
- a CDS encoding cation:proton antiporter — translated: MELHQFFLFLAIILIAARLLSETVARFGIPSVIGELLAGLLIGPSLLGWVAPDTTMKLLAEIGIILLLFEVGMDTDLSRLARSGSKPVVVALLGFILPFVLGYGVSALLFGLPELTALFIGGTLTATSIGITVRVLDDLGKRQSDEAQIVIGAAVLDDILGVLALAMLYQFAVEKQVSIQAIGEVGLYILLFMLLAPLVAKLASMVIDHFDQRAATPGLLLTMALSLILLFSWLAHAVGAPEIMGGFAAGLAFSQHFGFRLWMGKGQMIEFKPSPKLAHRLEEQMRPLIHTFSPLFFVMVGVSLNLSTVDWGEAFIWQLAGLLLMVALLGKFASGFFIRESRQHQIAIGLSMIPRGEVGLIFAQLGFSQAILSGELYAALLIVIALTTVSPPFMLKWFYGRSRNA
- a CDS encoding ankyrin repeat domain-containing protein, producing the protein MNEKILQLLDGREEHYPHVLEQEYPRILAKILELWDSNDAEAYFNELLIDDRGDRAGFPPKAASEIIHLSLIHSRQLTPTQPRIDPWESAAPISKAVVERNGNLFANQTLLDAAESGDLDVMHHLLQDGKENLNSTDSRHWTPLIVAAFNGHDLVTRMLLEFGADPAAQDKSGYTALHWAAYNGQSRTVKLLLHENADINARSLSGWTPLMQAATRGHLGVAILLVDRGADVNLSSQDGSTALLKAAANGHIDIVKLLLDKGADTTIQLKDGSTALSLASKNGHHGIAALLQSLS